The following is a genomic window from Micrococcus cohnii.
GTCGTCGTCGGCGCGGACTCGGACCTGGGCGGAGGCGTGTCGATCATGGGCACGCTCTCCGGCGGCGGTACGCAGAAGATCACGGTGGGTGAACGTGTGCTGATCGGCGCGAACGCCGGGATCGGCATCTCCGTCGGCGACGACTGCGTCGTCGAGGCCGGCCTGTACGTGACCGCGGGAACGCGCGTGAGCGTGCTGCGCGAGGGCGAGCAGCCGCGGGTGGTGAAGGCCATCGACCTCTCCGGCGTGCCGAACCTGCTGCTGCGCCGCAACTCGACCACCGGCGCCGTCGAGGCCCTGCCCCGCGCCGCCGGCACCGTCGAGCTCAACGAGGCCCTGCACAAGAACTGAGCCGCGCGTCGGGCGGACCCGGACCGCGGCGAGACCCGCGCCCACGGCTGTCCGCCCACGCCGGCGTCTCGACCAGGACGGCTCCGACACACGACACGGCCCCGCCGCCACCTCGGACAGGTGACGGCGGGGCCGTTCTCGACGGGCCGCTCAGGCGCCGTAGGTGCGCAGCGGGTGGCCGGTGTAGATCTGGCGCGGACGGCCGATCTTGGTCTCCGGGTCCTCGATCATCTCGCGCCACTGCGCGATCCAGCCGGGCAGGCGGCCGAGGGCGAAGAGCACGGTGAACATCTTCTCCGGGAAGCCCATGGCCTTGTAAATCACGCCGGTGTAGAAGTCGACGTTCGGGTACAGCTTGCGCTCGATGAAGTAGTCGTCGGCGAGGGCCTTCTCCTCGAGGCGCTGGGCGATCTCGAGCAGCTCGTCGTTGCCGCCGAGCTTGACGAGGATCTCCTCGGCGGTCGACTTGATGATCTTCGCGCGCGGGTCGTAGTTCTTGTAGACCCGGTGGCCGAAGCCCATGAGCTTCACGCCGTCTTCCTTGTTCTTGACCTTCTCCATGAACTCCTCGGGCTTCATGCCCTCGGACTGGATGCGGCGCAGCATGTTCAGCACGGCCTCGTTCGCGCCGCCGTGCAGCGGCCCGTAGAGGGCGTTGATGCCGGCGGAGACGGAGGCGAACATGTTCGCGTGGGCCGAGCCGACCAGGCGCACGGTCGAGGTCGAGCAGTTCTGCTCGTGGTCGGCATGCAGCATCAGCAGCAGGTCGAGGGCCTTCACGACGTCGGGGTCGATCTCGTAGTCCTCGGCCGGCACACCGAAGCACAGGCGCAGGAAGTTCTCGACGTAGTTCAGGTCGTTCTTGGGGTACATGAACGGCTGGCCCAGCGACTTCTTGAACGCGTAGGACGCGAGCACCGGCACCTTGGCCAGTAGGCGGATCGTCGAGATGTGCACCTGCTCCTCGTCGAACGGGTCCTGCGAATCAGAGTAGAAGGTGGACAGGGCCGAGACGGACGAAGACAGCACCGGCATCGGATGGGCGTCGCGCGGGAAGCCGCCGAAGAAGTTCTTGATGTCCTCGTGGACCATGGTGTGGCGGGCGATGTTCTCCTCCCACGCCGCGAGGGTGTCCGCGGTGGGCAGCTCGCCGTAAATCAGCAGGTAGGCGACCTCCATGAAGGACGAGTTCTTCGCCAGGTCCTCGATCGCGTAACCCCGGTAGCGCAGCACGCCCTCGTCGCCGTCGATGAAGGTCACGGCGGACTTGGCGTTCGCGGTGTTCATGAAGCCCGGGTCGTAGGTGACGTCGCCGGTCTCCTTGAGCAGTCCGGCGATGTTGATGCCGGAGTTGCCGGCGGTGCCATGGACGAGGCCCAGGTCGAGGTCCTTGCCCTCGACGCTCAGTCGGGCGGTGTCGTTCTCGGTCACGGATGCACTCCCTCGAGTTGATGACAGTGGCCGCGCCGAGATGAGCACGACCGGCGATGATGCCCCGGCGGACGTGGAGCCGTCAGGCGGCTCGTCCCCGAGCCGAGGCAGAATCAATGTGGCCTACGCTACCAAGACCGCCTCACGCCCCGGCAATCGGCCCGCCGCGCAGGCGGTCCGCCGCGGCCTGGACGGCGGCGTCGCTCGCGGTCAGCGACAGGCGCACGTACCCGTGCCCCGCGGCACCGTAGAAGACGCCGGGGCCGCCCATGATCCCGCGATCGGCGAACTCGCCGAGCAGATCCCAGCTGTGCTGCTCCGTGGCGTCCGCGACAGCGATGTCCGCGCGTCGGGCCCACAGGTACAGTCCCGCCTCGGAGTGGTCGACCGCGCAGCCGGCCTCCAGCAGCGCCGGCAGCAGCCGCTCACGGCGGGCACGGTACAGATCCTTCTGCGCCGCCACATGGTCGTCGTCGCCCAGGGCCGCGGTCATCGCGGCCTGCACGGGCGCGGGCACGATCATGCCGGCGTGCTTGCGGGTGTTGACCAGCTCGGCCACCAGCTCCGGGTCGCCCGCGGCGAACGCGGCCCGATATCCGGCGAGGTTCGACTGCTTCGACAACGAGTAGACGCTGAGCAGGCCTGTGAGGTCGCCGCCGCTGACCGCGGGGTCGAGGATGCACGCGATCGCGTCGGAGCCGCCGTGAGACGGGTCGTCCCAGCGCCCCCACCCGAGCTCCGCGTAGCACTCGTCGCCGCAGACCACCGCACCGAGGGACCTCCCCTGGTCGACGATGCGGCGCAGGGCCGCCGCCTCCAGGACGGCGCCGGTCGGGTTCGACGGCGAGTTGGTCCACACCAGGCGCACACGCGCGCGCACATCGGGCTCGAGCTCGTCGAGGTCGTCCGCGGCGACCGCCTCCGCGCCGGCCAGGCGCGCCGAAATGTCGTAGGTCGGGTAGGCCACGCGCGGACGCACGACGACGTCGCCGGGGCCGAGGCCCATGAGCGTCGGCAACCACGCGATGAACTCCTTCGAGCCCAGCGTGGGCACGATCGCCTCCGGGTCGAGTCCGGCCGTGCCGCGACGTCGGGCGTACCACGCGGCGATCGCCTGGCGCAGTCGCGCGGTGCCGTGCGTCGTCGGGTAGCCGTGCGCGTCGGCGGCCTCGCTCAGCGCCCGCCGGACCACGGCCGGCGTCGGGTCCACGGGCGTGCCGATGGACAGGTCGACGACGCCGTCGGGGTGCTGTCCCGCGCGCTCCCGGTACGGGGCCAGCGTGTCCCACGGGTAGTCCGGCAGGCGCCGCACGACTCAGGCGTCCTGGTTCTGCGGGGGCAGGGCGGCGACGATCGGGTGGTCCTTCTCGATCATCCCGAGCTTCGCGGCGCCGCCGGGCGAACCCAGGTCGTCGAAGAACTCGACGTTGGCCTTGTAGTAATCGGCCCATTCCTCCGGAGTGTCGTCCTCGTAGAAGATCGCCTCCACGGGGCACACCGGCTCGCAGGCGCCGCAGTCCACGCACTCGTCCGGGTGGATGTACAGGGAGCGCTCGCCCTCGTAGATGCAGTCCACGGGGCACTCCTCGATGCACGCCTTGTCCTTGACGTCGACGCACGGCAGCGCAATCACATAGGTCATGGCGGACCCGTCACCTTCTTCTCGTCCAGGTCTTGCGTTGGTCGGATCGCTCGGCGGCCCCGCCGAGACGGCGGGGCGGAGCGTCTGCTGTGGCCTCCAGCCTACTCGCTCAGGGCACGTCGACGCTCTCGGGCGGCCAGGGCCATGACGAGCACGACGACAAACGGCAGCCCCAGCAGCCACAGCGCGGCCGCGAGCGCCGCGAACGGCGCCTGCTGCGCGAACACCGGGTCCAGGGGCACCCCGAGACGGTCGTGCTCCGGCAGCGTCTGCACGGCCCAGGCCACGGTGAACGCCGCTGCCCCGAGCAGACCGCCGGCCGCGGGCGAGTCGGCCCGCCGGGACCACCACAGCTGAGTGGACCCGACCAGGGTCAGCGCGAGCGCCGCACCCCACGGCACGGCCCAGGCCCCGTCTCCGACGGCGACCAGGTTCATGTGGACGACGGTGCCCAACGCCCCGACCCCCGCACCGAACAGGACCGCGCCGAGCAGCGCGAGCAGGCGTTCGCGGGCCGGCGCCGGCCGCACCCGCGACACGGGGCGAGGGTCAGGCACGGGCGCGTGCGCGAGCAGCCTTCATGCGCTCGTTGGCGTCCAGGATCACCTTGCGGATGCGGATGTCCTCCGGGGTGACCTCCACGCATTCGTCTTCACGCGCGAATTCAAGGGACTCCTCGAGGGTGAGGATCGTCGGCGGGGTCAGGCCCTCGAAGGAGTCCGCGGAGGCCGAGCGCATGTTCGTGAGCTTCTTCTCCTTGGTGATGTTCACGTCCATGTCCTCGTTGCGCGAGTTCTCCCCGACGATCATCCCCTCGTACACCTCGGAGCCGGGCTTGATGAAGAACGTGCCGCGCTCCTGGAGGTTGATCATGGCGAACGGCGTGGCCGAGCCGGCCCGGTCGGCGACGAGCGAGCCGCTGGTGCGGTACTCGATCTCGCCGGCCCACGGCTCGTAGCCCGCGGACTCCGACGCGGCGATGCCGGCGCCGCGGGTCTCGGTGAGGAACCGGGTGCGGAAGCCGATCAGACCGCGCGCCGGGACCAGGAAGTCCATGCGGATCCACCCGGTGCCGTGGTTCGACATCTCCTGCATGCGGCCCTTGCGGCCGGCCATCAGCTGCGTGACCGCGCCCATGAACTCCTCGGGGATGTCGATGGTCATGCGCTCCATCGGCTCGTGGACCTTGCCGTCGACGGTCTTGGTGACCACCTGCGGCTTGCCCACGGTCAGCTCGAAGCCCTCGCGACGCATCTGCTCGACGAGGATCGCCAGCGCGAGCTCGCCGCGGCCCTGCACCTCCCACGCGTCAGGGCGGTCGGTGGGCAGCACCTTGAGCGAGACGTTGCCGATGAGCTCCTTGTCGAGGCGGTCCTTCACCTGTCGGGCCGTGACCTTGGCCCCCTTGACCCGGCAGGCCATCGGCGAGGTGTTGATGCCGACGGTCATGGAGATGGCCGGATCGTCCACGGTGATCAGCGGCAGCGGCTTCGGGGTCTCGGCGTCCGTGAGGGTCTCGCCGATCATGATGTCCTCGATGCCGGCGACCGCGACGATCTCCCCCGGGCCGGCCTGCTCGGCGGGCACACGTTCGAGGCCGCGGGTGGCCAACAGCTCGGTGATCTTCACGGTCTTCAGCTGGCCGTCCTGGCGGGCCCAGGCGACCTGCTGGCCCTTCTTCAGGGTGCCGTTGAAGATGCGCAGCAGAGCCAGACGGCCCAGGAACGGCGAGGCGTCGAGGTTGGTCACGTGTGCCTGCAGGACCTCGCCCTCGTCGTAGGTCGGGGCGGGCACGTGCTCCATGATCACCTGGAACAGCGGCTCGAGGTCCTCGGAGTCGGGCAGGCCGCCGTCGGCGGGCTGTTCGGTGGAGGCACGGCCGGTCTTGCCGGAGGCGTAGACGACCGGCACGTTGAGCACCGAGTCCAGGTCCAGGTCCTCGTCCTCCTCCGCCAGGTCCGAGGCCAGGCCGAGCAGCAGGTCCATCGAGTCCGAGACGACGCCCTCGATGCGGGCGTCGGGGCGGTCGGTCTTGTTGACCACCAGGACGACGGGCAGCTTCGCGGCCAGCGCCTTGCGCAGCACGAAGCGCGTCTGCGGCAGCGGGCCCTCGGAGGAGTCGACGAGCAACACGACGCCGTCGACCATCGACAGGCCGCGCTCGACCTCGCCGCCGAAGTCGGCGTGTCCGGGGGTGTCGATGACGTTGATGGTGACGGTCTCGCCGTCGGGGGCCGAGGGCCCGTCATAGAACACCGTGGTGTTCTTGGCGAGGATCGTGATGCCCTTCTCCTTCTCCAGGTCTCCGGAGTCCATGACGCGCTCGGCGACGTCGCCATGGGTGTTGAACGCGCCGGTCTGGCGGAGCATCGCGTCCACGAGCGTGGTCTTGCCGTGGTCCACGTGGGCCACGATGGCGACGTTGCGCAGGTCGGTGCGGCGGGTCTGAGTGGAGGTCATGAAGGTCCTGTCCGGGTGTGCGTCAGATTGCATTCCAGGGTCGCACATGCGTCCGGCCCCGCCAGCGATTGTACGCGGGCGGGGCCGGAGCGGCAGGCCGGTGCGGATCAGTAGGCGTACTCGCCCAGGGTGGCGAGCAGCTCGCGCCGCTGCTGGCGGCGCCGGGCCTGCTGGTCCGGATCCGGCACCGGGGCGGCGGCCAGAAGACGCCGCGTGTACTCGGCCTGCGGGGCGTGCAACACCTCGTTCGTGGTGCCCTGCTCGACCTGACGGCCGTCCTTGAGCACGAGAACCTTGTGCGCCAGCATGTCCACGACCGCGAGATCATGCGAGACGAACAGGCACGCGAACTCGTAGCGCTGCTGCAGCTCGGCGAACATGTCAAGCACCGCGGCCTGCACCGACACGTCGAGCGCCGAGGTCGGCTCGTCGGCGATCAGCACCTCCGGGTCGAGGGTCAGCGCACGGGCGATCGAAATGCGCTGGCGCTGACCGCCCGAGAGCTCATGCGGGAACCGGTTGACCACCTCGCGCGGCAGCTTCACCGCGTCGAGCAGCTCATAGGCTCGCTCGAGCCGGGCCTTCCGATCCCCCACCCCGTGCACGACCATCGGCTCGGTGATGATGTCGCCGATCGGGAAGCGCGGGTCGAGCGAGGCCGCCGGGTCCTGGAAGACGACGCCGATGCGCCGGCGCAGCTCGCGCTGCCGCTTGGCGGGCATGGCCGACAGGTCTTCCCCGTGGATCGTCAGCGAGCCCGCAGCGATGTTCAGCAGACCGAGCACCGACTTGGCGATCGTCGACTTGCCCGATCCGGACTCGCCGACCAGTCCGAGGATCTCCCCCGGCGCGACGGTGAACGACACGTCGTGCACGACTCGCTTCTTCTTGCCGCGGTGGTCGTACTCGAGGTTCAGGTCCCTCGCCTCGATCGCGTACGTCGCCCGCGTCTGGGTCGCGGTGACCGGGGTCGGCTCGGCGACCTCGAACCCCTCCCCCAGGCGCGGCACGGACGAGAGCAGCCGCTGGGTGTACGGGTGCTGGGGCCGCTGCATCACCTGGTGCACGTGGCCGGTCTCGACGAGTTCGCCGTGCAGCATCACGCACACGCGATCCGCCATGTCCGCGACCACGCCCATGTTGTGGGTGATCAGCAGGATGCCGGTGTTGAGCTTGTGCTTGAGCGAGCGCAGCAGCTCGAGGATCTCGGCCTGCACGGTCACGTCGAGGGCCGTGGTTGGCTCGTCGGCGATGATGACCTTGGGCGAGCAGCTGATGGCCATCGCGATCACGATGCGCTGGCGCTGACCGCCGGAGAACTGGTGCGGGTACTGCTTGAGCCGGGCCTTCGCGTCCGGGATGCCGACCATGGTCAGCAGCTCGGCGGCGCGTTCGTCCGCGTCGGTGCCGAAGGCCAGCCCGTGCAGCTCGAGCGCCTCGGTGAGCTGATCGCCGAC
Proteins encoded in this region:
- a CDS encoding citrate synthase yields the protein MTENDTARLSVEGKDLDLGLVHGTAGNSGINIAGLLKETGDVTYDPGFMNTANAKSAVTFIDGDEGVLRYRGYAIEDLAKNSSFMEVAYLLIYGELPTADTLAAWEENIARHTMVHEDIKNFFGGFPRDAHPMPVLSSSVSALSTFYSDSQDPFDEEQVHISTIRLLAKVPVLASYAFKKSLGQPFMYPKNDLNYVENFLRLCFGVPAEDYEIDPDVVKALDLLLMLHADHEQNCSTSTVRLVGSAHANMFASVSAGINALYGPLHGGANEAVLNMLRRIQSEGMKPEEFMEKVKNKEDGVKLMGFGHRVYKNYDPRAKIIKSTAEEILVKLGGNDELLEIAQRLEEKALADDYFIERKLYPNVDFYTGVIYKAMGFPEKMFTVLFALGRLPGWIAQWREMIEDPETKIGRPRQIYTGHPLRTYGA
- the dapC gene encoding succinyldiaminopimelate transaminase; translation: MRRLPDYPWDTLAPYRERAGQHPDGVVDLSIGTPVDPTPAVVRRALSEAADAHGYPTTHGTARLRQAIAAWYARRRGTAGLDPEAIVPTLGSKEFIAWLPTLMGLGPGDVVVRPRVAYPTYDISARLAGAEAVAADDLDELEPDVRARVRLVWTNSPSNPTGAVLEAAALRRIVDQGRSLGAVVCGDECYAELGWGRWDDPSHGGSDAIACILDPAVSGGDLTGLLSVYSLSKQSNLAGYRAAFAAGDPELVAELVNTRKHAGMIVPAPVQAAMTAALGDDDHVAAQKDLYRARRERLLPALLEAGCAVDHSEAGLYLWARRADIAVADATEQHSWDLLGEFADRGIMGGPGVFYGAAGHGYVRLSLTASDAAVQAAADRLRGGPIAGA
- the fdxA gene encoding ferredoxin encodes the protein MTYVIALPCVDVKDKACIEECPVDCIYEGERSLYIHPDECVDCGACEPVCPVEAIFYEDDTPEEWADYYKANVEFFDDLGSPGGAAKLGMIEKDHPIVAALPPQNQDA
- the typA gene encoding translational GTPase TypA — its product is MTSTQTRRTDLRNVAIVAHVDHGKTTLVDAMLRQTGAFNTHGDVAERVMDSGDLEKEKGITILAKNTTVFYDGPSAPDGETVTINVIDTPGHADFGGEVERGLSMVDGVVLLVDSSEGPLPQTRFVLRKALAAKLPVVLVVNKTDRPDARIEGVVSDSMDLLLGLASDLAEEDEDLDLDSVLNVPVVYASGKTGRASTEQPADGGLPDSEDLEPLFQVIMEHVPAPTYDEGEVLQAHVTNLDASPFLGRLALLRIFNGTLKKGQQVAWARQDGQLKTVKITELLATRGLERVPAEQAGPGEIVAVAGIEDIMIGETLTDAETPKPLPLITVDDPAISMTVGINTSPMACRVKGAKVTARQVKDRLDKELIGNVSLKVLPTDRPDAWEVQGRGELALAILVEQMRREGFELTVGKPQVVTKTVDGKVHEPMERMTIDIPEEFMGAVTQLMAGRKGRMQEMSNHGTGWIRMDFLVPARGLIGFRTRFLTETRGAGIAASESAGYEPWAGEIEYRTSGSLVADRAGSATPFAMINLQERGTFFIKPGSEVYEGMIVGENSRNEDMDVNITKEKKLTNMRSASADSFEGLTPPTILTLEESLEFAREDECVEVTPEDIRIRKVILDANERMKAARARARA
- a CDS encoding ABC transporter ATP-binding protein, which produces MFGNKKKATASTADTAAHEDAPAAATASDSDGTGQVAEPSTGPRPALGQADYREGGLTPGPATSAIGVVERHDDDGTPVLSYEDVNVRFATEFGEVHAVKGVSFDVAPGEIVALVGESGSGKSVTSSTAMGLLPKNAEVSGSVRLAGEEVLEMSDAALRAKRGKDVAMIFQEPMTALNPVLTVGDQLTEALELHGLAFGTDADERAAELLTMVGIPDAKARLKQYPHQFSGGQRQRIVIAMAISCSPKVIIADEPTTALDVTVQAEILELLRSLKHKLNTGILLITHNMGVVADMADRVCVMLHGELVETGHVHQVMQRPQHPYTQRLLSSVPRLGEGFEVAEPTPVTATQTRATYAIEARDLNLEYDHRGKKKRVVHDVSFTVAPGEILGLVGESGSGKSTIAKSVLGLLNIAAGSLTIHGEDLSAMPAKRQRELRRRIGVVFQDPAASLDPRFPIGDIITEPMVVHGVGDRKARLERAYELLDAVKLPREVVNRFPHELSGGQRQRISIARALTLDPEVLIADEPTSALDVSVQAAVLDMFAELQQRYEFACLFVSHDLAVVDMLAHKVLVLKDGRQVEQGTTNEVLHAPQAEYTRRLLAAAPVPDPDQQARRRQQRRELLATLGEYAY